The following are encoded in a window of Anoplopoma fimbria isolate UVic2021 breed Golden Eagle Sablefish chromosome 3, Afim_UVic_2022, whole genome shotgun sequence genomic DNA:
- the LOC129111111 gene encoding heterogeneous nuclear ribonucleoprotein C-like isoform X1, whose product MDRSPTTASLMASNITNKNDLRSLNSRVFIGNLNTLLVTKADVEAIFSKYGKIVGCSVHKGFAFVQFANERNARSAVGGEDGRMIVGQVLDINLAGEPKPHRSKTTKRSAGDMYSSSSSFELDYDFQRDYYDRMYSYPSRVPAPPPPPLSRAVIPSKRPRVSLSGGSSRRTKSSFSSSSKSGQRTSSSRTMKVDELQTIKRELTQIKSKVDDLLNSLERMEKDHSKKSAKGIKTEPGEVTSPPHTSNKKDDVLKRDRECQELNDSDEDDDDDEVDLLEEDEVKSQERDDDEDDEEEEGEHVEGDDDIESVNGEDDS is encoded by the exons ATGGA TCGCTCACCCACCACCGCCAGCCTGATGGCCAGCAACATCACCAACAAGAACGACTTGCGCTCCCTCAACTCGCGGGTCTTCATCGGAAACCTCAACACCCTGCTGGTCACCAAGGCCGATGTGGAGGCCATCTTCTCCAAATACGGCAAGATCGTGGGCTGCTCTGTGCACAAGGGCTTCGCCTTCGTTCAGTTCGCCAACGAGAGAAACGCCCGGTCTGCCGTCGGCGGGGAGGACGGGAGGATGATTGTCGGGCAAGTACTTG ACATCAATCTGGCTGGAGAACCCAAACCACACAGGTCAAAAACCACCAAACGCTCAGCTGGAGACATGTACAG CAGCAGTTCCTCATTTGAACTCGACTATGACTTTCAGAGAGATTATTACGACAG AATGTACTCGTACCCGTCCCGTGTCCCCGCTCCGCCTCCTCCCCCGTTGTCGCGCGCCGTGATCCCATCCAAGCGCCCGCGGGTCAGCCTGAGCGGAGGAAGCAGCCGGCGAACGAAGAGcagcttctcctcttcctccaagAGCGGTCAGAGGACTTCATCTTCCAGAACAA tgaaAGTGGACGAGCTGCAGACCATCAAGCGGGAGTTGACCCAGATCAAAAGCAAAGTGGACGACCTGCTGAACAGCCTGGAGCGCATGGAGAAGGACCACAGCAAGAAGTCGG CTAAGGGCATAAAAACGGAGCCGGGCGAGGTGACTTCACCGCCGCACACGAGCAACAAGAAGGACGACGTgttgaagagagacagagagtgccAGGAGCTGAACGACTCTGAcgaggacgacgacgacgacgaggtcgacctgctggaggaggatgAG GTGAAGAGTCAAGAGAGGGACGacgatgaggatgatgaggaggaggaaggagagcaTGTGGAAGGTGACGACGATATCGAAAGTGTCAACGGCGAGGATGACTCGTAG
- the LOC129111111 gene encoding heterogeneous nuclear ribonucleoprotein C-like isoform X2, producing the protein MDRSPTTASLMASNITNKNDLRSLNSRVFIGNLNTLLVTKADVEAIFSKYGKIVGCSVHKGFAFVQFANERNARSAVGGEDGRMIVGQVLDINLAGEPKPHRSKTTKRSAGDMYSSSSFELDYDFQRDYYDRMYSYPSRVPAPPPPPLSRAVIPSKRPRVSLSGGSSRRTKSSFSSSSKSGQRTSSSRTMKVDELQTIKRELTQIKSKVDDLLNSLERMEKDHSKKSAKGIKTEPGEVTSPPHTSNKKDDVLKRDRECQELNDSDEDDDDDEVDLLEEDEVKSQERDDDEDDEEEEGEHVEGDDDIESVNGEDDS; encoded by the exons ATGGA TCGCTCACCCACCACCGCCAGCCTGATGGCCAGCAACATCACCAACAAGAACGACTTGCGCTCCCTCAACTCGCGGGTCTTCATCGGAAACCTCAACACCCTGCTGGTCACCAAGGCCGATGTGGAGGCCATCTTCTCCAAATACGGCAAGATCGTGGGCTGCTCTGTGCACAAGGGCTTCGCCTTCGTTCAGTTCGCCAACGAGAGAAACGCCCGGTCTGCCGTCGGCGGGGAGGACGGGAGGATGATTGTCGGGCAAGTACTTG ACATCAATCTGGCTGGAGAACCCAAACCACACAGGTCAAAAACCACCAAACGCTCAGCTGGAGACATGTACAG CAGTTCCTCATTTGAACTCGACTATGACTTTCAGAGAGATTATTACGACAG AATGTACTCGTACCCGTCCCGTGTCCCCGCTCCGCCTCCTCCCCCGTTGTCGCGCGCCGTGATCCCATCCAAGCGCCCGCGGGTCAGCCTGAGCGGAGGAAGCAGCCGGCGAACGAAGAGcagcttctcctcttcctccaagAGCGGTCAGAGGACTTCATCTTCCAGAACAA tgaaAGTGGACGAGCTGCAGACCATCAAGCGGGAGTTGACCCAGATCAAAAGCAAAGTGGACGACCTGCTGAACAGCCTGGAGCGCATGGAGAAGGACCACAGCAAGAAGTCGG CTAAGGGCATAAAAACGGAGCCGGGCGAGGTGACTTCACCGCCGCACACGAGCAACAAGAAGGACGACGTgttgaagagagacagagagtgccAGGAGCTGAACGACTCTGAcgaggacgacgacgacgacgaggtcgacctgctggaggaggatgAG GTGAAGAGTCAAGAGAGGGACGacgatgaggatgatgaggaggaggaaggagagcaTGTGGAAGGTGACGACGATATCGAAAGTGTCAACGGCGAGGATGACTCGTAG